AAAACCGCGAGCAATTGCAAGACACCACAGGCGATCCGTGGAACGGGCATACGCTGGAGTGGTCTACGGACTCTCCCCCGCAGTACTACAACTTCGCGACAACTCCTGTGGTTGACGATATTGACGCTTGGACAGAAATGAAAGAGCAGGGACAGGCATACCAAAAGCCTGCACACTATCAGCCTATTCACATGCCAAAAAATACCCCCGCAGGAGTGCTTATCAGTGCGTCATTGACCGCGTTTTGCTTTGCCATGATCTGGCATATTTGGTGGTTAGCGGCGGTGGGGTTAGTCAGTGCTATCTCGGTATTTATTAAGCGTTGTTACACCCGCGACGTTGATTATTATGTTCAGGTTGACGAGATTGAGCAGATTGAGTCTGCCCACCTTTCTCGTGCATTACAGGAGAGTTAATTCATGAGTGCTATTACTCCCGATACGCTGCATGCGTTAGAAGATGCTCACGAGCATGCAGATCATGACACAGGTTCAAATACCATATTTGGTTTTTGGCTATATCTGATGACGGATTGTTTGTTGTTTGCCTCTTTCTTTGCCACTTATGCTGTGTTGTACATGAACACAGCAGGTGGCGTGTCTGGCAAAGACATATTCGAGCTGGGTTTTGTTGCGGTTGAAACCGCGGCCCTACTGTTAAGTAGTATTACTTTTGGTTTTGCCATGATTGCGGCAAACAAACAGAAAAAGTCGCAAACCTTATCTTGGCTTGCGGTGACATTTGCCTTTGGTGCGGTGTTCATTGGCATGGAAGTGTATGAATTTCATCACTTAATAGTACACGGTCATGGACCGCAAAATAGTGCTTTTTTGACTTCTTTCTTCTCATTAGTGGGTCTGCACGGTATGCATGTGACGGCAGGCTTGATTTGGATGACTGTGATGATGATTGAAGTGACACGTCGTGGTCTTAAGCCACAAACGGTAACGCGTTTGAGCTGCTTAAGCTTGTTTTGGCACTTTTTAGATATCGTGTGGATCTGTGTATTTACCGTTGTTTATTTAATGGGGGCAATGTAATGAGCCATAGTGGATCTCAAGCGTCAGCACAGATGGATGTTCATGAGCATGAACACGACAGCCACGGTAGTGTGAAGTCGTATCTAATTGGCTTTGTGCTATCCGTTATTTTGACAGCCATTCCTTTTGCTGCCGTGATGAGTGGCAGCTTGTCATCTAGCACGACATTTTGGACGTTAGTGACAACGGCGTTAGTGCAAATTTGGGTGCACCTGAAGTACTTTTTACACCTGAACTTTGTTACGGAAGAAGGTAAGGCAAGCACGCTTTCCTTTATCTTTAGTGCGTTGATTATTGTGATGGTAGTGGGGCTGTCGGTCTGGATCATCTACGAATCGAACGCCATGATGATGTATTAACAGGAGAGTTGTCATGCTGCGTCGTTATTTTCAGGTGACAAAACCTGGGATCATTATGGGAAACTTGATTTCAGTCGCAGGAGGCTTTTTATTGGCCTCTCGAGGTGAAGTTGATTGGCTGCTATTTGCATTGACTCTGCTAGGGCTATCTTTAGTCGTTGCGTCAGGTTGTGTAGTTAACAATGTCATCGACAGGGATATCGATGCGGCAATGGCTCGCACTAAAACTCGCGTGACAGTAACTGGGGAAATTTCCTCAGTTGCTGCACTGTCATATAGTCTGGTACTCGGATTATCTGGCTTTGGGCTCTTAGCCTATTTCACCAATTGGATTGCGCTGGGTTTTGCCGCATTTGGGTTTTTTATTTATGTCGGTGTTTACAGCTTATACATGAAGCGAAACTCAGTGTATGGCACGGTGGTTGGTAGCCTGTCAGGGGCAGTGCCTCCTGTGGTTGGTTACTGCGTAGTAAGCGGGGTGTTTGACTCTGGCGCTGCCATTTTATTATTGATGTTTTGTCTTTGGCAAATGCCGCACTCTTACGCCATTGCGATTTTCCGTTTTGACGATTACCGAGCCGCGAATATTCCGGTGTTGCCAGTCGCGCAAGGTGTTGAAAAGGCCAAGCATCATATTGTTTTGTATATCGCCATTTATGCACTGGTGGTGATGTTACTACCGCTTAGCGGCTACACCGGTGTAGCATTTATGGCGGTGGCCTGTACAACCAGTTTTTGGTGGTTATTGATGGCGCTAAAAGGGTACCAAAGAGACTCAGATTTACATGGTTGGGCGAGGCAAGTATTTGCATTCTCAATAGTCAATATCACAGTCCTAAGTATCGCGATGGCGATTGATAATCACAGCACAGTTTCTGCGATGCTGTACTGATCGCAGATTATCCCAAAGTAACTAAAACCCAAAGGCCCTCAGGGCCTTTTTTCGTTCTTATCTTAGTTTATACCAATTTGACTTAATACTTGCTCAATTTGAAGGAGTATATCTGACGCTAACAGCGTTAAAAATTCCTCATTTAGAACAACTAAATAGCAAAATTTTTGCCTTGCCTATATGGATGTAGGTACCTTAGCGAAAGCAGGACGCGGTAGCGGAGTTATCGACAAGATTTTCTCGCCTCAAAATAGACCACTTAATTAAGCAAGTTGGTATTATTTAACGTCGCTTGCTTTTTACCCATTTTATCTCCATATCAAGCTTATTGAATAGATGAGAAGATAATAATGGATTTAGGGATAGCAGAGGTATTGTTGTTATTTATGGCGATTTTTATCGCGTCCTTTTTACTTTTTAAGGTCGTGCTATGGGCCAAAAAAATGCCAAAAGGCGCCTATTTATTTTTGGCATTGATGCCGCTTATTTCTCTTTTTCCTATTCCACCACCTGTTTTTAAAAATGTCGCGAAAGCCAAACAAGAACAACGTAAAAAAGCCCCCAAATCAGGCGATAAACCTGAGCAATAAGCATAAAGTGGAACCTTCAAATAGCACGCTGTTTAGCTCGTGAATTCTGCTGCCCGCTTGGCCACGCTAGCATCGTGACAGGTATACGCCGTTGAAATAATCCCTTCGCTCAATAGAAACAGGCGCTCGACAGCGGCATCATCAGCGTTGTTAAGCGATTGTTTGAGTAACGCTTTTACCGCAAGTTTGTGCCGCTGGCATAGTTGATTAATTGGACTGGTAAGCTCACCAAATTCTGCCGCTGTGTTAATAAAGTAACAACCACGGAATTCGCCCAGTACCTCCACCTTATTATTAATCCACTGATCTAGCGCCAAGAACAGTTGCTTTTCGAGCATTTCACTGGTCTGGACATCTTCAAGGCAACCAGATAACCAAGATATAAATTGGTGATGTCGCTGCTCAAGTGTTGCAAGCACCAACGCATCTTTACTCTCAAAATGGTTATACAGAGTCTTTTTAGCGATACCAGATGACTTTAATACTTCGTTAATGCCAATGGCATGAATGCCATGTTGATAGAACAGTTCCATTGCGCAATCGATCAGTTGTTGTCTTTTTGTACTCATCAGTCAACCATGTTTATTACCGTGATTATAGGTTGACAGAAGTAGACCAACTTGTCTACCATTTGTGGGGTAGACAAGTTGGTCTACTTTTGGAAAGGGAAAGAATACAATGAGAGAAATACAACTTGCTTTAATTGCTGGAGCTGGGGCGTTTATCGCCATTGCAATATTGGCGTTTAGTCAAACGATAAGTGCTGAGCATATTTTTTTAATGGCACCTTTGGGCGCAACCGCTGTGCTGGTATTTGGTGTGCCTGAAAGCCCACTTGCGCAGCCTAAAAACGTCATCTTTGGACATATTATTACCGCTACAATCGGGATTATTTTTGCGCAGTATATTGGTGTTAACGAATTCACTTTGGCATTAGCAACGGGGCTTGGCGTATTTAGTATGTTAGTAACAAAAACTACCCACCCACCGGCTGGCGCGAATCCAATACTGATCATGTTGGCACTAGAGGGATGGAGCTTTTTATTTACGCCTGTGATTATTGGCGCCGTGGTGCTCGTACTGGTTGGTAAAGCAACGTTAGCGGCTAAAACAAAGCTAACTACAGTAACAGCTGCTTGATATGTTGATGTGCAGGCCTTATTCGCCTGCCTTCTTAAACATTAAGTCGCACAATCTGTTAGCTAGGTATTAGACTAAGACTAGTTCATTGAAATTAATAAAAAATAAATAGCGATGACAAAATTTCATTAAGCGCGTTTTTGGGTTTCGTGCTAGCATGGCGGCAACGGAATTACTTTGTCTGATTGACCAATTGATAGCATTACATCTCTTTAGTCGGCTGTTTTATGGGGTACGTGGTGCCAAATGTACGAAAGAAGGCCTCCACCTTAAGTCGAAATCTGCTGATAGTTTCATCCCCTTTAGCACTATGACAGTTCCGCCAGCACCTCAGCGTGGTTGGTTTGCTCAAAAAGTCCTGATCAAACAGGGTCACGAGACCTATGTGTTAAGTGTTAAAAATCAAGGTGCAGATGAGTTAGTGCAACAATTGCAACGATTGTGGATCTTACACCATGGCAAGCACTTGCAAGTTAAAGTTCGTAAAATTGAGCAGTTATTAACGCGTCGATATCTCAGCCATCATAATCAAAGTCTAGTGCGTCAGATTTGCAGTGCTTTATGGTCTAGTTGGCAGCACCTAGATGACAATGCCGTGCCAAGTTCGTTAAAGCCTCAAGTAGCAACTGTACGAGAAATTGCACTTTGGAATGAGCGTGATATTGCTGAGTTTCAGTCTGCTTTTGTTGAACACTACTTGGCAAAAGACGCTAACTATTTTGACAGCGTTGAATCAAATCCCCTTACAGCAGCTCAGCGTAAGGCTTGTGTGATCCAGGATGACAGGCAATTACTGCTTGCTGGCGCAGGCACGGGTAAGACAAGCGTTATCAAGGCCAAAGTTGGGTATCTCTTGCATCGTAAATTGGCTCAGGCGAATGAGCTGTTATTGCTTGCGTATGGTAATGATGCCGCGACGGAGATGCGTCAGCGTTGTCAGCCTCTCTGTGATACCTTAAATTGCTCTACCTTTCATTCACTTGGCATGCAGATCATCGAAGCGATTACCGGAGTAAAGCCGACAATTTCAAATCTAGCAACGGATAAAAAACTATTTAAACAATTTATTGCAGACACCGTGCAGTCGTTGCGACAAGAAAGCCACTTTGAGCGAGACTTTGCGCTGTTTTTGAAAAGTTCGAGCACACAGCAAGCGTCACAGGCGATAGACCTGATAAGTCAGGTATTACCATTGATAAAGCATGCTCAAATCATGGGAGAGGTTGAGCAACTGCTGACGCAATTTAGCAATCAAATGAGTGTGATCATGCCAGTTCTTGCGGAATATCAGCTGTATTTAAGCAATGAATCTAGCATTGATTTCGATGATATGCTGGAGCGGGCTATTTATTACGTAGAGTCTGGTCAGTTTATTTCACCGTGGAAGTTCATCTTGGTCGACGAATTTCAAGACATTTCCCGTGTGCGGGCAAAGCTCATTCAGGTGCTGCTAGATAAAAAAGCCGGATCGCAATTGTTCGCCGTTGGTGATGATTGGCAGGCTATTTATCGCTTTAGTGGTGGAGATATGCGCCTAACCACCGAATTTACTCGCTATTTTGGAAAGTCGACGACCACATACTTGGATAAAACATTCCGTTATCCTCAAACCATTTTAGACACGGCGAGTGAGTTTATTTGCCGCAATCCAGAACAAATAACCAAGCATATCACTTCTCATACCGCAGGCGTGGCAGGACAGGGCGTAGTGAAAGTGATGGTTGATGATGAATTGTCGCAGGCGCAACAACTGCTCAATCATATTGAGCAGCGCAATGAGGGGAAAACTTCCGTTGCCTTACTGGCGAGAAATCATAGAGCATTACCTGATAAATCAAAAATTGCGCAGTGGCGGCAACTCTATCCAGAGCTTATTATTTCACATAACACCTTTCACGGTGCTAAAGGGACTGAAGCAGACTTTACGATAGTATTTGGTCTCAAGCATAGAAACTTTCCGTCACAGGTAAAAACGCCAGCATTTGTCGATGCGCTTTTACCTGCACAAGGGGCATTTCCTGACGCAGAAGAGCGGCGTTTATTCTATGTGGCATTAACCAGAGCGAAGAAACAATGCTTTTTATTAGCACCAAATGATGCGCCTTCCTACTTCTTAGAGGAAATCGCATAATTATTAATCCCAGTTAATTGACTTGATCTTTTGGCGCCATGCACTCATACAATTACTTGTTGAATTAAAAATAAGCGAGGAAAGGATGAGTATGGATCTACTAAAAGACGCGTTGAAAAGATTAAATCATATAGTCGAAAAGACAGGAATTAACGAGTCTACCTATCAAGCGTTAGCCCAGCCTCAAAGAACGCTGTCGAGCAATATCTCAATTCGTCGTGACAACGGTAAACTTGATTATTTTAAGGCGTATCGTTGTCAATACAATGATTTGCTAGGTCCAACAAAAGGCGGAATACGCTTCCATCAAGAATCTGATATGAGTGAGGTGCAAGCTTTAGCCCTTTGGATGACGCTAAAATGTGCAGCGGTTGGTGTGCCATTTGGTGGCGGTAAAGGTGCCGTAACCGTTGATCCTAAATCACTAAGTCCCATGGAGCTTGAGCGCCTTGCCCGAGCATACATCAGAGCTAATGCTGATTTTATTGGACCCGATCAAGATATTCCTGCTCCGGATGTGTACACCAATGCTAGGATTATGGGCTGGATGATGGACGAATACGAGAAAATCGTCCGTAAAAAAAGTCCTGCCGTGATCACTGGTAAACCGCTTATTTTTGGTGGTAGTGAAGGACGAGAATCCGCCACAGGTCGCGGTGCATTCTTAATGATAGAGCGACTCAGTGAAAAGAATAATTGGAATAAAGCTGAACAAACGGTAGCTATTCAAGGCTTTGGTAATGGTGGTTATCACTGTGCAAGGCTGTTGCAGCAAGCGGGTTATAAAGTCGTTGCAGTAAGCGATTCAAAAGGCGGGATTTACTGTGAAGATGGCTTAGATATAGAAAGCATCTATCAAGAAAAGCAACGCAACAAAGCGCTTAAAGCCGTGTACTGTGACGATTCGGTATGTGAAAGCGTTGAGCATAAGGTACTGAGCAATGAAGAGTTACTCGCGCTGGAAGTAGACATTCTAGTACCCGCGGCTTTATCTGGCGCAATCACCCGAGATAACGCCAAAGCAGTATCGGCGAAGTATATTATAGAAATTGCCAACGGGCCCATTGAGGCAGACGCCGATGAAATCTTGCATCAGCAGGGCATTATAGTTGTTCCTGATATTTTAGCTAACGCAGGTGGAGTCATCGTAAGCTATTTTGAGTGGTGTCAGAATCGCCAAGGAGAAGCTTGGGATGAGCAAACTGTGCAAGATAAGTTGTCAAAATATTTATCGAATGCATTTGAAGAAGCGTGGCAGCTGCGAAGTGATGAAGGGCTTGAGATGAGAGATGCTGTATACAAGCTGGCATTACAGCGCATAGAAAGTGCTTTGGAGGCTCATGGAACACAATCTTACTTTGAAAATCGTGAGTAACTTTTTAGATTGTGTCGATAAATTTTTTTTGCTGTACTGTTTTTGAGTGAGTCCACATAATCGCGCTTTTGTTTAGGGGCCGGTGATACACGAACCTGCTTGGGTGTTTTCACTTAACGATTCGTGTCGACAGCGACCCTTTTATTCCGCTACTCAAGGGGCAATTCGTATGCGCGGTTGGATCATTTACAAAGACTCTGCCAGTTTGTTAAAACCTGAAATTTATGAAATAGATAGATTAATGGCGGTGGCAAAGGAAGAAGGTATTGATCTTCAAGTTTACTCACCAGATCAATTCGATCTATTAGTAACCAGGGAAGATGAAGAAAGTATTCTAATCGATGGTCAGCCCGTTGCGTTACCTGACTTTGTATTGCCACGTATGGGGGCAGGCACGACTTACTTTACGCTTGCGATCATCCGTCACCTTGAGCGTTTAGGCGTACATTGTTTTAACTCTTCGCAGTCTATCGAAACCGTCAAAGATAAGCTGTATGCTCAGCAGATCCTTGCAGAGCAAAACTTACCAACACCAAAAACCATGCTGGTTAAGTTTCCTGTAAATATTGAACTGGTGGAGAAGCAAATTGGTTTCCCTGTCGTGATTAAAACGCTATCAGGCTCGCAGGGCAGCGGCGTATTTTTGTCAAAATCACGCGGTGAATTTGATGATTTGATGCAACTCATTGAAGCAACAAATCCAAAAGCAAATATCATTTTGCAGCGTTTTGTTAAGTCGAGTCACGGTCGAGACCTACGTGTATTAACCATTGGTGGCCGTGCTGTCGCTTGTATGGAGCGCAACTCTGGTGGTAAGAACTTTAAGGCCAATGTAAGTTTAGGTGCAAAAGGTAGCCCACACCCGATCACCCCTGAAATCGAATGGCTAGCAACACAAACCGCTAATATCCTGAATCTAGATGTCGCTGGCATCGACTTATTATTTGATGAAGAGCATTTTAAAATTTGTGAAGCAAACTCAAGTCCAGGATTTGAGGGACTTGAACAAGCTGTAGACATCGATGTGGCGAGAGAGATTTTACACTTTATTCGTATTCGCTTAGGGATCTTTAACCGCACTGGTCAATCAAAGAAGAGCAGTAACGGCACTAAAGCGAGTAAAGAGAAAGTAGTGGAGTAATACTGCTACGTCATAACACGAAAGGAGCTAGGTCAAGCTCCTTTTTTATTGCGTGAAGGGCTCAAGCGCGCCTCTTAGTGCGTCAAGCTGAATTGGCTTAGACAGAAAGTTATCCATCCCAGCTTCATAACAGGCTGCCTTGTCGGACTCTGAAGTATTAGCGGTCAACGCAATAATATGCGGCCCTTTGCGTTTATCTTTTGAAAGCCTACGAATGCTGCGAGTGGCTTCGAAGCCATCCATTATCGGCATGACGCAATCCATAAACACAATATTAAAGGTTTTGTTTTGGCATGATTTCACGGCTTGTTCGCCGTTATAGACTTTGTCGATGTGCGTTGCACCAAACTGATTCAGTAGCTTTTCCATCACCAGTACGTTGATTTGATTATCATCTACAAGCAAGATTTTGCATTCTGATAGGGAGATGGGCTGTTCTTCGGTCGTTTGCTTTTGTATGTTGTCGGCTTCTTTTGCAAACTCTATTGGGAAGGTAACGATAAAGGTACTTCCTTTACCCAACTCACTTTCAACCTGTACTTCGCCTTGTAATAAATTACAAAGCTCAAATACGATTGAAAGGCCAAGACCAGTACCACCAAAATGCCGACTTACACTGGCATCGCCTTGGCTAAATGGCTGAAAAAGATGTACTTGATTGGTCTTAGCAATCCCAATGCCTGTGTCTGATACACTTAATTGTAGCAACGGTGAAGTTTCACTTCCCAGCACGTCGGCATAAATATCGATACTACCCGTTGGTGTAAATTTGATGGCGTTACTCACGAGGTTTGCAATAATTTGTTTAACTCGAGTCGGATCTGAATAGAGCCAATTTGTGCCTTGTTTATGAATATGGAAGTTGATTGCAAGTCCTTTTTCGCGACAGGCTGGACTGTACAGGCCTACAACTTGCTCGACTAGCTGATGAAGATCAAACGGAGTATTGTCTAGCTTCAGGTTATTACTATTTAGCTTACTGAAGTCCAAAACGTCATTTATTAAGGTGATCAACATGTCTGCACTGTTGACCGCAACGCTCAAGTTGCTTTTGATTTCTTTTATGTCGGTTTCTTTTTTGCATGCTTGAAGCATGCCTACTAAACCATTTAGCGGGGTTCTTAATTCATGGCTGATTTTGGCGATAAATTCACTCCGTGTCTTGAGAAGTTGCTCCGCCTCTTCACGTTTTTGCTCTAATGCAATACGCATTTTAACTTGTTCATCAATATCTTGAATGGCACCAAAAACTCGGACGCATTCACCATTTTCATATTCACCTTGACCGTGAGAGGCGACCCACTTTTCGTTGCCGTTGGCATCAATGATAATGGATTCGATATCCCATTTGGTTTTTGAGGTGATAGCGTCGTCTATGGCTTGTTTAATATTACTTTGGTGGGCGCCAGATTTATAAAAGCTGATAGCATTGTCGAGTGTTGGTATAAAGTTATCATCAACGCCGTGAATGAGTCGCGTTTGTTGGCTCCAATACACTTTGTTCTTTTTAAAATCGACTTCCCATGAGCCAATATCAGCAAGACGGCTCATCGCTGCTAATGCTTGTGAGCGATGTTGTATCTTCTTTAACGCCTTTTGCCGAGAAATTTCAACACCAATCCATTGACCTAGTAAACTCACGTAATCTAAGTGTTCTTGACTGAACGCCTGTGCTTTGGCACTGGATGCGGAAAAGTTGACGGTACCATAGCGTTTACCATCAACAATGATCGGCGCGCCAATGTAGCTCTCTAGGCCAAAGTTTGCGTAGCAAGGGTGAGTGGCAATTTCGCTAGTACCTGCGTGATGAAAAGACAGTGCGCTGTCTGCTTGTAAAGTATGCCAGCAATAGGTGTTTGCCAGTTCAAAGTCCGTACCTGCCAACAAAGAATTATCTGGAGTGATCGCATGCCTTACAGTGTATACGTCAGCTTGAATTTCACTGACGATTGCAATATCAAGCTCAAATACATCGAGGCCAAGCGTAAGCAGCGCCGTCACTTTTTCTTCAAATGTGGTGTCTTGGTTTGTGGTGATGAGGTGTAATCGTTTTAAAATACTCACAAATTTCACGTTGACAGTACAAAGCGGCTAATCATTTAACTTTAACCGCTCTTTGCCAACTTGCCAACATTAAATCGTTTGAATCTGTCGAGATAATTTCCGTTTTTCAAAGGATTATGAATAAAATAGAGCTCGCGGGATTTATCACAAATTTTTAAGGCAAGTCTATGAAATACGTAGGTCTATTTTTTTTATTA
This genomic interval from Pseudoalteromonas galatheae contains the following:
- the cyoC gene encoding cytochrome o ubiquinol oxidase subunit III; this encodes MSAITPDTLHALEDAHEHADHDTGSNTIFGFWLYLMTDCLLFASFFATYAVLYMNTAGGVSGKDIFELGFVAVETAALLLSSITFGFAMIAANKQKKSQTLSWLAVTFAFGAVFIGMEVYEFHHLIVHGHGPQNSAFLTSFFSLVGLHGMHVTAGLIWMTVMMIEVTRRGLKPQTVTRLSCLSLFWHFLDIVWICVFTVVYLMGAM
- the cyoD gene encoding cytochrome o ubiquinol oxidase subunit IV; translated protein: MSHSGSQASAQMDVHEHEHDSHGSVKSYLIGFVLSVILTAIPFAAVMSGSLSSSTTFWTLVTTALVQIWVHLKYFLHLNFVTEEGKASTLSFIFSALIIVMVVGLSVWIIYESNAMMMY
- the cyoE gene encoding heme o synthase, coding for MLRRYFQVTKPGIIMGNLISVAGGFLLASRGEVDWLLFALTLLGLSLVVASGCVVNNVIDRDIDAAMARTKTRVTVTGEISSVAALSYSLVLGLSGFGLLAYFTNWIALGFAAFGFFIYVGVYSLYMKRNSVYGTVVGSLSGAVPPVVGYCVVSGVFDSGAAILLLMFCLWQMPHSYAIAIFRFDDYRAANIPVLPVAQGVEKAKHHIVLYIAIYALVVMLLPLSGYTGVAFMAVACTTSFWWLLMALKGYQRDSDLHGWARQVFAFSIVNITVLSIAMAIDNHSTVSAMLY
- a CDS encoding TetR/AcrR family transcriptional regulator — its product is MSTKRQQLIDCAMELFYQHGIHAIGINEVLKSSGIAKKTLYNHFESKDALVLATLEQRHHQFISWLSGCLEDVQTSEMLEKQLFLALDQWINNKVEVLGEFRGCYFINTAAEFGELTSPINQLCQRHKLAVKALLKQSLNNADDAAVERLFLLSEGIISTAYTCHDASVAKRAAEFTS
- a CDS encoding HPP family protein; protein product: MREIQLALIAGAGAFIAIAILAFSQTISAEHIFLMAPLGATAVLVFGVPESPLAQPKNVIFGHIITATIGIIFAQYIGVNEFTLALATGLGVFSMLVTKTTHPPAGANPILIMLALEGWSFLFTPVIIGAVVLVLVGKATLAAKTKLTTVTAA
- a CDS encoding UvrD-helicase domain-containing protein, translating into MAATELLCLIDQLIALHLFSRLFYGVRGAKCTKEGLHLKSKSADSFIPFSTMTVPPAPQRGWFAQKVLIKQGHETYVLSVKNQGADELVQQLQRLWILHHGKHLQVKVRKIEQLLTRRYLSHHNQSLVRQICSALWSSWQHLDDNAVPSSLKPQVATVREIALWNERDIAEFQSAFVEHYLAKDANYFDSVESNPLTAAQRKACVIQDDRQLLLAGAGTGKTSVIKAKVGYLLHRKLAQANELLLLAYGNDAATEMRQRCQPLCDTLNCSTFHSLGMQIIEAITGVKPTISNLATDKKLFKQFIADTVQSLRQESHFERDFALFLKSSSTQQASQAIDLISQVLPLIKHAQIMGEVEQLLTQFSNQMSVIMPVLAEYQLYLSNESSIDFDDMLERAIYYVESGQFISPWKFILVDEFQDISRVRAKLIQVLLDKKAGSQLFAVGDDWQAIYRFSGGDMRLTTEFTRYFGKSTTTYLDKTFRYPQTILDTASEFICRNPEQITKHITSHTAGVAGQGVVKVMVDDELSQAQQLLNHIEQRNEGKTSVALLARNHRALPDKSKIAQWRQLYPELIISHNTFHGAKGTEADFTIVFGLKHRNFPSQVKTPAFVDALLPAQGAFPDAEERRLFYVALTRAKKQCFLLAPNDAPSYFLEEIA
- a CDS encoding Glu/Leu/Phe/Val family dehydrogenase: MDLLKDALKRLNHIVEKTGINESTYQALAQPQRTLSSNISIRRDNGKLDYFKAYRCQYNDLLGPTKGGIRFHQESDMSEVQALALWMTLKCAAVGVPFGGGKGAVTVDPKSLSPMELERLARAYIRANADFIGPDQDIPAPDVYTNARIMGWMMDEYEKIVRKKSPAVITGKPLIFGGSEGRESATGRGAFLMIERLSEKNNWNKAEQTVAIQGFGNGGYHCARLLQQAGYKVVAVSDSKGGIYCEDGLDIESIYQEKQRNKALKAVYCDDSVCESVEHKVLSNEELLALEVDILVPAALSGAITRDNAKAVSAKYIIEIANGPIEADADEILHQQGIIVVPDILANAGGVIVSYFEWCQNRQGEAWDEQTVQDKLSKYLSNAFEEAWQLRSDEGLEMRDAVYKLALQRIESALEAHGTQSYFENRE
- a CDS encoding ATP-grasp domain-containing protein, whose protein sequence is MRGWIIYKDSASLLKPEIYEIDRLMAVAKEEGIDLQVYSPDQFDLLVTREDEESILIDGQPVALPDFVLPRMGAGTTYFTLAIIRHLERLGVHCFNSSQSIETVKDKLYAQQILAEQNLPTPKTMLVKFPVNIELVEKQIGFPVVIKTLSGSQGSGVFLSKSRGEFDDLMQLIEATNPKANIILQRFVKSSHGRDLRVLTIGGRAVACMERNSGGKNFKANVSLGAKGSPHPITPEIEWLATQTANILNLDVAGIDLLFDEEHFKICEANSSPGFEGLEQAVDIDVAREILHFIRIRLGIFNRTGQSKKSSNGTKASKEKVVE
- a CDS encoding ATP-binding protein, with translation MSILKRLHLITTNQDTTFEEKVTALLTLGLDVFELDIAIVSEIQADVYTVRHAITPDNSLLAGTDFELANTYCWHTLQADSALSFHHAGTSEIATHPCYANFGLESYIGAPIIVDGKRYGTVNFSASSAKAQAFSQEHLDYVSLLGQWIGVEISRQKALKKIQHRSQALAAMSRLADIGSWEVDFKKNKVYWSQQTRLIHGVDDNFIPTLDNAISFYKSGAHQSNIKQAIDDAITSKTKWDIESIIIDANGNEKWVASHGQGEYENGECVRVFGAIQDIDEQVKMRIALEQKREEAEQLLKTRSEFIAKISHELRTPLNGLVGMLQACKKETDIKEIKSNLSVAVNSADMLITLINDVLDFSKLNSNNLKLDNTPFDLHQLVEQVVGLYSPACREKGLAINFHIHKQGTNWLYSDPTRVKQIIANLVSNAIKFTPTGSIDIYADVLGSETSPLLQLSVSDTGIGIAKTNQVHLFQPFSQGDASVSRHFGGTGLGLSIVFELCNLLQGEVQVESELGKGSTFIVTFPIEFAKEADNIQKQTTEEQPISLSECKILLVDDNQINVLVMEKLLNQFGATHIDKVYNGEQAVKSCQNKTFNIVFMDCVMPIMDGFEATRSIRRLSKDKRKGPHIIALTANTSESDKAACYEAGMDNFLSKPIQLDALRGALEPFTQ